A genome region from Coffea arabica cultivar ET-39 chromosome 7e, Coffea Arabica ET-39 HiFi, whole genome shotgun sequence includes the following:
- the LOC113700977 gene encoding protein trichome birefringence-like 19, protein MKPRITAALASPCPDNPKPLILFISSSLLLTTLFCLYNYSFSPGQQGVIVYYSLLPSSGNVGNSTGTSSKGHCNLFSGDWVPYAEGPYYTNATNCEMDDRQNCMKFGRPDTEFMKWRWKPYECGLPLFDATEFLELMRGKSMAFIGDSLARNQLQSLLCMLASVADPTIVAHAPFAKIRLWFYAEYNFTLAFYWSFHLVRSEDAEVNVNLTRMNVYLDEVDETWATQVENFNFLIISSGQWFLRPLMYYEKGKLVGCYLCKKQNITDLDVFYGYKMAFRTSFRTLLNLEKFKGITFLRTFTPSHYENGYWNEGGTCSRTRPTPKHEMKLSDYFSELHSTQVAELTAAETEARKTRGPKFRMLEVTEMMTLRPDGHPSHYGHPASANIKNPDCAHWCLPGPIDTWNEALLQMLKTEG, encoded by the exons ATGAAGCCTCGAATCACTGCTGCACTTGCCAGCCCATGTCCTGATAATCCCAAGCCTTTGATTTTGTTCATCTCATCATCTCTTCTCCTCACCACTCTTTTCTGCTTGTATAACTACTCATTTTCCCCAGGGCAGCAGGGGGTTATTGTTTACTACAGTTTATTGCCTTCCAGCGGAAATGTTGGTAATTCTACCGGCACAAGTTCAAAGGGCCATTGCAATTTATTTTCTGGAGACTGGGTTCCCTACGCCGAAGGGCCTTACTATACAAATGCCACTAACTGTGAGATGGATGATCGGCAAAACTGCATGAAATTCGGCCGGCCGGACACGGAATTTATGAAGTGGAGGTGGAAGCCTTACGAATGCGGGCTGCCCTTATTTGATGCAACCGAGTTTTTGGAACTCATGAGAGGAAAATCCATGGCCTTCATCGGTGATTCCCTCGCTAGGAACCAGCTGCAATCGTTGCTCTGCATGTTAGCCAGT GTAGCCGATCCCACTATAGTAGCACATGCCCCATTTGCGAAAATTAGGCTGTGGTTCTATGCAGAATACAATTTCACATTAGCATTTTACTGGTCCTTCCATCTGGTTAGATCAGAAGATGCCGAAGTCAACGTCAACCTCACTAGGATGAATGTCTACTTGGATGAGGTTGATGAGACCTGGGCAACTCAAGTCGAGAATTTCAATTTTCTGATTATCTCCTCTGGACAGTGGTTCCTTAGGCCACTCATGTACTATGAAAAGGGAAAGCTTGTAGGTTGTTACCTCTGCAAAAAACAAAACATCACAGACCTTGATGTATTCTACGGCTACAAAATGGCCTTCAGAACATCGTTTAGGACGCTGCTGAATCTAGAGAAATTTAAAGGGATTACGTTCCTGAGGACGTTTACGCCGTCCCATTATGAGAATGGATATTGGAATGAAGGTGGGACTTGTTCCAGAACAAGGCCAACtccaaaacatgaaatgaaGTTGAGTGACTACTTTTCGGAGCTTCATTCAACTCAAGTAGCAGAGTTAACAGCTGCAGAGACAGAAGCGAGGAAAACTAGGGGACCCAAGTTTAGGATGCTAGAAGTCACTGAAATGATGACGCTGAGGCCGGATGGTCACCCAAGTCACTATGGACATCCGGCTAGTGCAAATATCAAGAACCCGGATTGTGCCCATTGGTGCCTTCCTGGCCCCATTGATACATGGAACGAGGCCTTACTTCAAATGCTGAAGACCGAAGGGTAG